In Penicillium oxalicum strain HP7-1 chromosome I, whole genome shotgun sequence, a single window of DNA contains:
- a CDS encoding Cell differentiation protein rcd1, which yields MLQAQSQHVFSHQHQYPQADPTWLQHQQQQQQQQQQQHHQAQPHPQHQHQQQHASLVAQQHAQVQAAAAAAQQQQHYSRLAMTGNGASNPVQNAGGVGNMGGEGLANAVSVMDGGISEENRKVFIWVAELLDPARREAALMELSKKREQVPELALVIWHSFVDVILTGVMTALLQEIISVYPLLNPSQLTAAASNRVCNALALLQCVASHNETRTLFLNAHIPLFLYPFLNTTSKSRPFEYLRLTSLGVIGALVKNDSSDVINFLLTTEIIPLCLRIMETGSELSKTVAIFIVQKILLDDIGLAYICATYERFYAVGTVLSNMVTQLVEQQTVRLLKHVVRCFLRLSDNSRAREALRQCLPEPLRDATFSSVLRDDAATKRCLAQLLINLSDNVSDGASAAM from the exons ATGCTACAAGCGCAGAGCCAGCACGTCTTTTCCCATCAGCACCAGTACCCTCAGGCTGATCCGACATGGCTGCaacaccagcagcaacagcaacagcagcagcagcaacagcaccATCAGGCGCAGCCACATCcccagcatcagcatcagcagcaaCATGCTTCTCTAGTCGCTCAACAGCATGCCCAAGTACAAGCCGCCGCTGCCGCGGcgcaacaacagcagcacTATAGCCGACTGGCAATGACTGGCAACGGCGCTTCCAATCCTGTCCAAAATGCTGGGGGCGTTGGCAACATGGGCGGTGAAGGTCTTGCGAATGCTGTCTCGGTCATGGATGGCGGTATCAGCGAGGAGAACCGAAAGGTCTTCATCTGGGTTGCGGAACTGCTGGACCCCGCTCGTCGAGAGGCGGCCTTGATGGAACTAAGCAAGAAGCGAGAGCAGGTTCCCGAGTTGGCCCTGGTCATTTGGCACTCTTTCG TGGACGTCATTCTCACAGGTGTGATGACTGCTCTTCTGCAGGAGATCATCTCTGTGTATCCGCTTCTGAACCCCTCACAGTTGACGGCGGCGGCATCAAACCGAGTTTGCAATGCGCTGGCGCTTCTTCAGTGCGTCGCATCCCACAACGAGACACGAACCCTTTTCCTGAATG CGCACATCCCTTTGTTCCTCTACCCTTTCTTGAACACGACTTCGAAGTCGCGGCCATTTGAGTACCTCCGCCTTACATCCTTGGGCGTGATTGGCGCATTGGTGAAGAATGATTCTTCAGATGTGATCAACTTCCTGCTCACCACTGAAATTATCCCACTGTGTCTTCGTATCATGGAGACCGGGTCAGAATTAAGCAAAACAGTCGCAATTTTCATTGTGCAGAAAATTCTGCTCGATGACATTGGTCTCGCGTATATCTGCGCCACCTATGAGCGATTTTATGCTGTGGGGACCGTCCTCAGCAATATGGTCACCCAGTTGGTCGAACAGCAGACAGTCCGGCTCCTCAAGCACGTCGTGCGCTGTTTCCTTCG CCTTAGTGACAACAGCCGGGCTCGTGAGGCATTGCGGCAATGTCTCCCTGAACCTCTCCGAGATGCAACCTTCTCCTCTGTCCTCCGCGACGATGCAGCTACCAAGCGCTGCCTTGCTCAGCTGCTCATCAACTTATCAGACAATGTCTCTGATGGGGCCTCGGCGGCCATGTAA
- a CDS encoding Abhydrolase domain-containing protein mpaH, whose amino-acid sequence MSSSVFRIVEHNVPCQHIREYPGATANEQEEPLRLAVKQYIPLDNPNPQPGDVTILGAHANGFPKELYEPMWEEIYSRSKANGFRIRSIWMADVAHQGESGIINEDSLGNDPSWFDHPRDLLHLINVKRAEMPRPIVGIGHSMGGAHLVQLCLMHPRLIHTLILLDPVIQRQTTQLDGLNMIAHQRRIAKTTQLSTYRRDMWPSRKAAAEGFKRSPFYQAWDPRVLDRWVQYGLRDLPTAIHPLDPNTAIDPNNPPVTLRTTLHQEVFTFSRPNYTHVPGSGKPVNRVTHPDLDADHPDTHPFYRPEPARIFSQLPYLRPSVLYIFAGKSDMCLPEMRADKLANTGTGLGGSGGVAKGRVQDVFLENFGHLLAQEAVNECAEAAVCWLTPELRRWRDEEESFRSAWSQKSKVQKMTIDQAWLDHVPAPERRPTNGEKKMAAESKL is encoded by the exons ATGTCATCCTCCGTGTTTCGGATTGTCGAGCACAATGTGCCTTGCCAGCACATCCGGGAGTATCCCGGCGCCACAGCTAATGAGCAAGAGGAGCCTCTGCGTCTCGCCGTAAAGCAATACATCCCGCTCGACAACCCTAACCCGCAACCGGGCGATGTGACGATCCTCGGCGCTCATGCCAATGGGTTTCCCAAG GAGCTGTACGAGCCTATGTGGGAGGAAATCTATTCCCGGTCAAAGGCCAACGGGTTCCGAATTCGAAGTATCTGGATGGCCGATGTCGCCCATCAGGGCGAGAGCGGGATTATCAATGAGGACTCATTAGGGAACGATC CCAGCTGGTTTGACCATCCCCGGGATCTCCTTCATCTCATCAATGTCAAGCGGGCGGAAATGCCCCGACCTATTGTCGGTATAGGCCACAGCATGGGCGGTGCGCATCT CGTACAACTTTGCCTGATGCATCCCCGGCTCATCCACACTTTGATCCTTTTGGACCCCGTCATTCAGAGACAGACAACTCAATTAGACGGTCTGAACATGATAGCGCACCAACGTCGAATCGCAAAGACAACCCAACTATCCACCTACAGACGCGATATGTGGCCGTCCCGCAAAGCCGCCGCCGAAGGATTCAAGCGCAGCCCTTTCTATCAAGCGTGGGACCCCCGCGTGCTCGACCGCTGGGTTCAATATGGCCTCCGCGATCTCCCAACAGCCATCCATCCGCTCGATCCCAACACAGCCATCGATCCAAACAATCCGCCCGTCACCCTCCGCACTACCCTTCATCAAGAAGTCTTCACCTTTTCACGGCCAAATTACACTCATGTGCCTGGTAGCGGCAAGCCCGTCAACCGCGTCACACACCCCGACCTGGACGCCGACCACCCAGACACCCACCCATTCTATCGCCCGGAACCGGCCCGTATTTTCTCCCAACTCCCATATCTGCGTCCAAGCGTGCTATACATCTTCGCCGGAAAGTCAGACATGTGCCTTCCGGAGATGAGAGCGGATAAGCTCGCAAATACGGGCACGGGACTCGGAGGCAGCGGCGGTGTTGCCAAGGGTCGTGTGCAAGATGTTTTTCTCGAGAATTTTGGCCACCTGCTCGCTCAGGAGGCGGTCAATGAATGTGCCGAGGCGGCTGTTTGCTGGCTGACCCCAGAGCTGCGACGCTGGcgtgatgaggaggagagctTCCGTTCGGCGTGGAGTCAGAAATCCAAGGTCCAGAAGATGACCATTGATCAGGCCTGGCTCGACCATGTCCCTGCTCCAGAACGTCGCCCGACCAacggggagaagaagatggcggcTGAATCCAAGCTATGA
- a CDS encoding Mitochondrial glycine transporter: MSDKSVFAPANVKKSNATSTSSKTVFHFAAGLCSGLTSSILLQPADLLKTRVQQAGKANALLPTLKAILSSQNPIRGLWRGTLPSALRTGFGSALYFTSLNALRQTIAQSNPPLILTNAASAAGNSSSALPKLSNTANLATGAVARVAAGFVMMPVTVLKVRYESDFYAYRSLLGAGRDIVRTEGVRGLFAGFGATAARDAPYAGLYVLLYEQLKRRLAHMTAIDPTLPSDGKSSVAVSSSSINFVSGAAAAGLATAITNPFDAVKTRLQLMPAKYGNMVRAVRLMVQEDGMRSLFGGLGLRMGRKALSSALAWTVYEELILRAEKRWAAKHEMSL, encoded by the exons ATGTCAGACAAAAGCGTTTTTGCGCCGGCGAACgtgaagaagagcaatgCTACCTCTACCT CATCCAAAACCGTTTTCCACTTTGCAGCCGGTCTTTGCTCCGGCCTGACCTCCTCCATTCTCCTCCAGCCAGCCGATCTCCTCAAAACCCGAGTCCAGCAAGCCGGCAAAGCCAATGCTCTTCTCCCAACCCTCAAAGCGATCCTCTCCTCTCAAAATCCAATCCGCGGACTCTGGCGCGGAACATTACCCTCGGCCCTTCGTACAGGATTCGGTTCCGCCCTCTACTTCACCAGCCTGAACGCCCTTCGACAGACCATCGCACAGTCCAACCCTCCCCTCATCCTGACCAATGCAGCCTCAGCAGCGGGAAACTCATCTTCCGCCCTACCTAAACTCTCAAATACGGCCAACCTAGCCACCGGAGCTGTCGCCCGCGTCGCCGCAGGCTTCGTCATGATGCCCGTGACTGTGCTCAAAGTCCGCTATGAATCAGACTTCTACGCCTACCGCAGTCTCTTGGGAGCCGGTCGCGATATCGTTCGTACAGAAGGCGTTCGCGGACTCTTCGCGGGTTTCGGCGCCACCGCGGCCCGAGACGCTCCCTACGCAGGCCTCTACGTCCTGCTCTACGAACAATTAAAGCGTCGTCTTGCGCACATGACCGCGATCGACCCTACGCTTCCCTCTGACGGGAAATCCTCGGTAGCCGTATCCTCTTCATCGATCAATTTTGTCTCCGGAGCCGCGGCCGCCGGTCTGGCCACTGCCATCACGAATCCTTTCGACGCGGTGAAAACCCGCCTGCAACTCATGCCGGCCAAGTACGGGAATATGGTCCGGGCAGTGCGCCTGATGGTGCAAGAAGACGGTATGCGCAGTCTCTTTGGAGGTCTGGGTCTACGAATGGGCCGTAAGGCATTGAGCTCCGCGCTGGCTTGGACAGTCTATGAGGAATTGATTCTTCGTGCGGAAAAGCGCTGGGCGGCCAAACATGAAATGAGTCTGTGA